TATTGCGCATGAAACGATTGATCGAGAAGCCTTTATGCCAGGTGTATTACTAGCCTGTAAAAAAGTCATGGCTTTAAAAAAATTAATTTACGGATTAGAATCGCTGCTTATATGATGAATGCTGCTCAATTACACACCAATTTGCAAAAGCAATTAACACAAAACCATCTGACATTCAGCGAGCCTGTCGTTGCTAAACTGACGGATTACCTATTGTTACTTGAGAAATGGGGGCAAGTTTATAACTTGACCAGCATACGCGACCCTAACCTAATGATTCCAAAACACATATTAGATAGTCTTTCCATTAGCCCTTACTTACAAGGGACTCGTGTGCTGGATGTTGGAACAGGCGCGGGTTTACCAGGCATTCCCTTAGCATTAACACATCCCAACTGTCATTTCACATTATTGGATAGTAATGGGAAAAAAACCCGATTTATTACCCATGTGATACAAAAATTAGCGATTTCTAATATCGATATTATACAAACGCGTGTGGAACAATTTCAGACAAACATTTGTTTTGATTCCATCATTACCCGCGCCTTTACCTCTTTAACTGATTTTTTAAAAAAAACCCAACATCTAGCCTGTCAAAAAGGGATTTTTTTATCTATGAAAGGCCAATACCCCACTGAAGAAATCAATCAATTAGATGCTACGTTTTCTGTTATGTCCGTGAACCCCATTCAGATCCACGGACTCAATGAAAAACGCCATGTTATTGTAATAAAATTACAGCCTTAATGTTTGGAGCTCGTGTGGGTTACTTGCTGCATTTTGCTTGGACACCAAAGCCCAATTTTAGATTCTCGGTATGGATATCAAATTACGGTGCAGAGGGCCTAGCTGGATGAATAGCAAACTGTTAGAATGCGGAGCCTTTCGGGATCATGCGCTCGTAGCTCAGCTGGATAGAGTACCAGGCTTCGAACCTGGGTGTCGGGGGTTCGAGTCCCTCCGAGCGCACCAGTAAAATCAAGCACTTACACTATTTTCGAACCAATCTAAGAAATCCCTTGCGCGACCTTGATTTTCTATCCTATTGTTAGGCATTCTTAGCAATGAGGTCTTTTGATCCATAACGAACCCAATCAACAAAGCACTTTTCAAAAATTTCAGGGTCCAGAGCCCTAAAAAATCTCCTCAAGGTATCATCGATAGAAGCTCACTGCTTATACGGAAAATATTTCCTGAAATAAGACAGTTTTGTTTTACCAAATAGTTCTAAATCATTCCAAATAACCCGCGACCATTCCACAAAAAGCTATTAAAAGCAGCTCTTCTACACAATAACGTTTGTTTCTTGCTATTCGGTGGTCCGGAATCTCTTTGAAAAAATCAATGAATCCTTCTAGCTTATTTTGCATCTCAAGCCTCTTCTCTTTCTCGGCCATGATAGCTTACTACTTTTTTATAACCTCTCTATACCCCTTACTCTTTTAACTTTTTATATGAGGTGGCCCTGGGCTGTTGCTTTGATAATGCCGTTGCTGAGTGTTTTTTCCATCGCTGTCTCCAAACAAACCGGGTTAGAAAAAAATAAACTTTTGAAGGATACGGCAACACAAGTAAACGGACTTAAACCTTTATTTTGTTTAAGTTTTTTTTCTTTTTTTATATAGCTGGTTTCTTCAGCTTCAAATAAAAAACTTTCTTTTAGCTTTAAAATGAATAGTTTTCTTTTTAACGATTCAATAGAATTCGACAAATCTTTAATAAAGTTATTAATAAGCTTATTTATACTTTGTAAAGAGGCCTGTTGAAAAATCTTTTTGCTTAGATCCGCTTGCAACTGGATAAATAAATGTTCTTCTTCCTCTATTTTATTTAAATAAAAATTAGGTAGACTGACTTTTATTTTTTCTACTATCATGAGTGCTTTAACCGTTGATTCAAAATAACTTAAGCCGGTTTGTTCACGGGCAACGTAAAATTTTCTGCCGGTCTGTCTAAAAAATAAAGTACTAACTAATTGTAATCCCCCTAAAAAATCCCATTCGGCAGTCGCACGTAGACTACGTTTTTCTCTACTTGTTGTGTTTAACCCTACTGGACTGCTAGAATTAGTATTAGTGAGAATCTGTTGTTTATCCACTAAAACGATATCTAAATAAGAAAGTAGTGAATTAAGTAATTCAGGTCGCTGTCCAGTAAAAAAAGACGCTAAAATTTGTATTGTTCTTTCAGGTCTATTCGTTCTACTAGCATGCATTTTTTTTAAAAAAAATGTAATTCTTTCTTTAGGCAAAAATGGAAAACAAGCGGAAACTTTTTCAAAAGAGTTTGTGTTTAAGTATCCCAGCTGAAAGCGTAAAAATAAAATATCCAGTAATAAATAACTATTTTTAGGCAAACGTAAGCTTTGCAACGGCTCGCTAGCATGAAATTTCACATAATTTTGCACAAATTCTTTTAAATCAAATTGATTTTTAAATAGCAAACAATCCGATATGGCGTCAACCTGACTCAACAAACCTTGGCTTGCAACAAGCACCGTAAACTCAGTGACTAAATTTTTATCATAGTGATCGAGTATTTGCCTTAGGTAATAAGCCAATATTTTTTCATTGATATAAATTTGCAACGCTTGAATATCCGAAAAGGAATATTTATCTAAATTATCAAATACAAGCTGATTAGCTTGTCTAAATTTTAT
This is a stretch of genomic DNA from Candidatus Rickettsiella viridis. It encodes these proteins:
- the rsmG gene encoding 16S rRNA (guanine(527)-N(7))-methyltransferase RsmG, coding for MMNAAQLHTNLQKQLTQNHLTFSEPVVAKLTDYLLLLEKWGQVYNLTSIRDPNLMIPKHILDSLSISPYLQGTRVLDVGTGAGLPGIPLALTHPNCHFTLLDSNGKKTRFITHVIQKLAISNIDIIQTRVEQFQTNICFDSIITRAFTSLTDFLKKTQHLACQKGIFLSMKGQYPTEEINQLDATFSVMSVNPIQIHGLNEKRHVIVIKLQP
- a CDS encoding transposase family protein, with product MAEKEKRLEMQNKLEGFIDFFKEIPDHRIARNKRYCVEELLLIAFCGMVAGYLE